The Daucus carota subsp. sativus chromosome 2, DH1 v3.0, whole genome shotgun sequence genome includes a window with the following:
- the LOC108207562 gene encoding AT-hook motif nuclear-localized protein 17 codes for MAKRISPFYVLIDYKRTCMRALLARLFLHPIPSPFTMNNSRNSSSVFVPQGSSERGPSKPRGRPPGSKNKPKESKRETMGMKPVTLEVPAGVDIITWVTNFANSNQVCVTVTAGFGHVSLAVLSNVLSQAPVRQYKEYLTVNNFSGTYVLSPLTQATPSFFNAALSRMNGELIGGAASRMVTMGRVVLSAYVFRNPHVFTVGVAEFH; via the exons ATGGCTAAAAG GATATCACCATTTTATGTACTCATCGATTATAAAAGGACTTGTATGCGAGCACTTTTAGCACGCCTCTTTCTCCACCCTATACCGAGCCCCTTTACCATGAATAACTCTAGAAATTCTTCCTCCGTGTTTGTTCCCCAAGGTTCGTCCGAGAGAGGTCCATCCAAGCCTCGTGGACGTCCTCCTGGCTCCAAAAATAAACCCAAAGAGTCCAAAAGAGAAACTATGGGTATGAAGCCTGTTACTCTCGAAGTGCCGGCTGGAGTTGATATAATCACTTGGGTTACTAACTTTGCCAACTCAAATCAAGTATGTGTCACTGTTACTGCTGGATTCGGCCACGTCTCACTGGCGGTTCTTAGCAACGTATTGTCTCAAGCTCCAGTTAGACAATATAAGGAGTATCTTACCGTGAATAATTTTTCAGGTACCTACGTGCTCTCTCCTTTGACACAGGCAACTCCAAGCTTTTTTAACGCTGCACTGAGCAGGATGAATGGCGAGTTAATTGGCGGGGCAGCATCCAGGATGGTCACCATGGGTAGGGTTGTTTTGAGTGCATATGTTTTCCGAAATCCTCATGTGTTTACTGTTGGGGTTGCGGAGTTCCATTGA
- the LOC135150679 gene encoding alternative NAD(P)H-ubiquinone oxidoreductase C1, chloroplastic/mitochondrial-like, translated as MKDGSWMSLGKIQFAGSKSIERLTPEQVLLIDKFERFIFKPMLHELLSGEVDSWEIAPRFSDLLAKTGVQFLQDRVKLLHPYDNLRLSGPTRMGDLLCLRCSDSL; from the exons ATGAAAGATGGTTCATGGATG TCTCTAGGTAAAATCCAATTTGCTGGATCGAAAAGTATTGAGAGGTTAACACCGGAGCAG GTGCTTCTGATTGACAAGTTTGAAAGATTTATCTTTAAGCCAATGTTACATGAGCTTCTGAGTGGAG AAGTAGATTCATGGGAAATAGCTCCACGGTTTTCAGATCTTCTAGCAAAAACTGGTGTGCAATTTTTACAAGATAGAGTGAAACTTCTTCATCCATATGATAATTTGCGACTGAGCGGGCCTACAAGAATGGGAGACTTGCTATGTTTGCGGTGCTCGGATTCTTTATGA
- the LOC108207563 gene encoding cytochrome P450 77A1, whose translation MPEMKRSSQFKKLKDIEKMPYLNAVTKELLRKHPPTYFVLSHAVTEPSKLAGYDIPLGTTVEFFTPPIGNDPKIWSDPEKFNPDRFLTGGEDADITSVTGVKMMPFSVGRRICPGASMATIHLNLKIARLVQEFEWSAYPANSKVDFSEKLEFTVVMKNPLRAMIKPRV comes from the exons ATGCCGGAAATGAAACGCAGTTCTCAGTTCAAG aagCTTAAAGATATAGAAAAAATGCCCTATTTAAATGCCGTGACAAAGGAATTACTAAGGAAACACCCTCCTACATATTTTGTTTTAAGTCATGCTGTTACTGAGCCCTCGAAGCTAGCAGGCTACGACATTCCCTTGGGAACTACTGTTGAATTTTTCACTCCGCCAATTGGGAATGATCCAAAAATCTGGTCCGATCCCGAAAAATTCAACCCCGACCGATTCCTTACTGGTGGCGAGGACGCGGATATCACTAGTGTGACCGGGGTGAAAATGATGCCATTCAGCGTGGGGAGAAGAATCTGTCCAGGAGCAAGCATGGCAACAATTCACCTGAATCTGAAGATAGCAAGGCTTGTTCAAGAATTCGAATGGAGTGCATATCCGGCGAATAGCAAGGTAGATTTCAGTGAAAAGTTGGAGTTCACTGTTGTGATGAAGAATCCTCTGAGGGCCATGATCAAGCCTAGAGTCTGA